The DNA sequence CGATTGCGACGTTGCGGAGGTCAGAGCGGAGGGCGTGCGCCATGCAGGAGTCCTAAAGAGTGTGGGTTTTCGCCGGGAAGCCGACATTCCAGGTTACCGTATGCGCACGGGCACGTTCCTGAGCGGCCCACAGGGCACCGCGCAGACCGTCGGCTAGATTGGCGGCATGGGGGAACAGATGCCCGACGCCGACCTCGCCGCAGTGCAGAATCCCTACACTCCGCCCGCCCAGCTCGCCGACATCGCGGCACGACGCAGCGACCTGCACCCTCTGCTGCTGAGTCACCCCGGCTGCTATCCCGCATTGCGGGAGTGGATCTCGCAGGTGAATCCCGCCGCCCGGCCGATCCCCGCGGAGGGCTATCCCGTACCGGCGGGAAGCTACCCGATCTCCACCGGCGCGCCCCTTCCCCCTCCGCGCCGCAGCCGGGTCGGGTGCTTCCTCATCGGGTGCGGCGGCATGGCGCTCGTGGCGCTCGTCGTCGTCGGCGTCTTCGTGGCCGGCGCCGTGCTCTCGACGCCCGGTGGCGACTCCGATCCCGGCCCCGACGCGGGTGCGCCCGTGACCGGTGATCCGGCATCGGCCTTCGAGGCGGAGCGCACCAGGTTCTACGATCTCGCCGCTCAGCTCGACGGCAACCCGGTCGCACCGCTGGTCACCAGGACCGCCGAGTTCGAGAGGCTGGAGAAGAGCATGGCGGCGCCCGGCATCACGGACGAGCGCGCCGCGCAGCTCGCGCAGAGCGCGCAGACGGCCCGGGAGGAGCTGGAGCAGCGGATCGCGGACGCGGAAGCCCGGCGCACGAACGCCTCGGGCTCCGTCACCGAGGGAATCGTGGACGAGGCGGGGGCGGGTTTCATCGACATCGCCTGGGATGCTGCGACGGCCTGCGCCACCTCCCAGAACACGGATGAGGGCCGCTTCACCGCCGGCTGCGTCTCGGAGGACCCGCTCGCCGTGCACCTCGCCCCGGAGGACCAGCTGCCGGGAGACATGGGCATGCGCGTCGTCGTGCTGCACGAGCTCACGCACCTGTACCAGCGTGCGGACTCCGACGCCCATCCCGACGGCGTCAGCAGGGCCACTCAGCTCGTGGATCAGGGCTACTTCCAGGGAAGCTCGGAGTCGATGGCGGACTGCTACGCCCTCACGTACCTCGACCAGTGGACCCTGACCTTCGAGAACCGCACGATGGGCTACGGATACGTCTGCGGCGAGGAGGAGCGGGGCCTCATCCGCCGATGGGCCGCCGAGGTGAACGCTCCCCTGCCGTGACGCTGCGGGCACGGGGACGTACGATCGGGGACGTGGCAGCCGTCGACCTCTCCCCCGCCCCCTCGCGCTCCCGTCTGTGGTGGGAGATCGCGATCGTCCTGGCGCTCGGACTCGGCCAGTCCGCCGTCTACGCGATCGTGCAGCTCGCCTACCGCCTGACGGACACGACACCGCTCGCCGACCAGACGGCGACGCTGAACCCCTCGCGCAGTGACCGCGAGGTCTTCGACCTCATCTACCAGATCCTCTCGATCGGGTTCTCGATCGTGCCGGTGCTGCTCGTCTGCTTCCTGCTGTGGCAGTCGCGCCGCCCGCACCTCGGGGCGCTCGGACTCGACGGCCGGAAGGTCGGATCGGATGCCGCACGCGGCATCCTCCTGGTCCTGGCGATCGGCATCCCCGGCTTGGCCCTCTACCTCGTGGGGCGCGCCGTCGGTCTGTTCGTCGCGGTGAACCCGGCAGGGCTCGACGCGCACTGGTGGACGGTCCCCGTGCTGCTGCTGGCCGCGGCCCGGGCCTCCATCCAGGAGGAGTTCGTCGTTCTCGGGTACCTGTTCGCCCGGCTGAAGCAGCTCGGCTGGGGTCCGTGGCCGATCATCCTCGCGACGTCGGTGCTGCGAGCGAGCTATCACCTCTACCAGGGCCCGGGAGCGTTCATCGGGAACCTCGCGATGGGACTGCTCTTCGGCTGGCTGTTCCAGCGCTCCGGACGCCTGATGCCGTTCCTCGTCGCGCACTTCCTCATCGACGCGACCGTGTTCGTCGGCTACCCCTGGGCCGCGGCGACCTGGCCGGAGCTGTTCGGACTCCCCGGCTGAGTCGCACGCGCGCGCGGCGTCAGCCGCCCGCGATGAGGACGGCTGCGACAGCCCAGACCACGATCGCAGCGAGTGCGATCAGCGCACGCGAGTCCCAGTCACGGCGCACGGGCGCATCCGCCTTACCGGAGGCGGCCTGCCACCGGTCGCGGATCTCGGACAGCTCCCGCAGACCGGAGGGTGCCTTGGCCTCGGCGTCGTCTCCCGTCGGCCGCCGCACGGGACGCGCCTTCGCGGGGCCGCCGTAGCAGGTCACGTCGCTCCCGTCGTCGAGCGAGAAGACGAGCTGCCAGCGCAGGTCGATGTCACGGACCCTGTTCCAGCCGAAGGACGTGCGACGGAGCATGTTCTGCACCACGGCCCCGTCGTCGTCGATCCGCACGGTCGAGACGAACGCGATCTCGTACACGACCCACAGGCCGAGCAGAACCCACGGGGCGAGGAGGAGCATCTGCCCCCAGCCGGCGCGCAGTACGGCGTCGCCGAGCAGGAACAGCGCGAGCAGCGAGCACAGGACCAACGAGACCGGCCCGGAGACCGCGCGGAACGTCCGCGCGGCTCCGGGCCGAGAGTCAGCCGACACGCTCAGTGACCGCCGAGGGTGATCGACGCCCCCGGGATCGCCTGCAGCAGACGGTCCGTGTACTCCTGCTGCGGGTTGGCGAAGATCTCGTCGACGGTGCCCTGCTCGACGACCTTGCCCTTCTCCATCACGCACACAAGATCGCTCGACACACGCACGACGGCGAGGTCGTGCGTGATGAACAGATAGGTCAGGTCCAGCTCCGACTGGAGGTCGGCCAGGAGCTTGAGGATCTGGTCCTGCACGAGCACGTCGAGCGCAGAGACGGCCTCGTCGAGCACGACGATGTCGGGCTTGAGGGCGAGCGCGCGGGCGATCGCCACACGCTGGCGCTGACCGCCCGAGAGCTCGTTCGGGTACCGAGTGGCGAGCGCACGCGGCAGCGCGACCTGGTCGAGGAGCTCCTCGACCCGCTCACGATGCGCCGTCCGGTCGCCCACGCCGTGGATCTGCAGCGGCTCCGCGATCGTGTTGCCGATGTTGCGCAGCGGATCGAGCGAGCCGTACGGGTCCTGGAACACCGGCTGCATGCGGCGGCGCAGCCCGAACGCCTGCGCGTTCGACAGGTTCGACACGTCCTGACCGTCGATCTCGATCGTGCCGGCAGTCGGGTCCTCGAGCTTGAGGACCATCTTCGCCACCGTCGACTTGCCCGAGCCCGACTCTCCGACGAGCGCGAGCGTCTTGCCGCGCGGGATCTCGAAGGACACGTCATCCACGGCTCGGAAGGCCTCACTGCGGAAGCCGCCCTGGCGGATCTTGTAGTCCTTCGTGAGTCCGGCCACACGCACAGTCGGCGGGATGTCGGCGAGGTCGTCGAGAGTCTCGATGCCCCGGTCCTCCACGACCGCTTGAATACGCTGCGACGCGACGCTCGGCGCCGCGGCGACGAGCCGCTTCGTGTACGGATGCTGCGGGTCCTCGAGGATCTGACGGCTCGGGCCGGCCTCGACGATGTTCCCGCCGTTCATCACGATGATCTTCTCGGCACGCTCGGCCGCGAGGCCGAGGTCGTGCGTGATCAGCAGCACCGAGGTGCCCTTGTCTCGCGTGAGCGACGCCATGTGGTCGAGGATGACCCGCTGCACCGTCACGTCGAGAGCCGAGGTCGGCTCGTCGGCGATGAGGAGCTTCGGGTCGGCCGCGAGACCGATGCCGATCAGGGCCCGCTGGCGCATGCCCCCGGAGAACTGATGCGGGAACTGGTGAAGACGCTTCTCGGCGTCCGCCAGACCCGCCTGCTGCAGCACCTCGACGGTGCGGGCCTTGACGGCATCCCGACCCTGGGCGATGCCGTTCGCACGGATCGCCTCCTTGACCTGGAAGCCGATGCTCCACACCGGGTTGAGGTTCGACATCGGGTCCTGCGGCACGAAGCCGATGTCCCGACCGCGCACGGCCTCCATCTCGCGACGGCCGAGCGTGGTGAGCTCGCGTCCCTCGAGGGTGATGGATCCGCCCGTGACCTCGCCGGTACCCGGGAGCAGGTTCACGATGGCCGTGGCCGTCGTGGACTTGCCCGAACCGGACTCGCCCACGATCGCGACGGTCTCGCCGGGGAAGATGTCGAAGCTCGCTCCGTGGAGCACCTCTCGCAGGCCCTCCTGCGTGCGGAACGCGACAGTGAGGTCGCGCACGCTCAGCAGCGGCACCTGTGCGGCAGTGCGGTCGCTCATCGGCGTGCCCTCGCCTTCGGGTCGAGGGCGTCTCGGATGAGCTCGCCCAGGGTGACGAACGCCAGCACCGCGAGGGTGAGGGCGATCGACGGATAGATGAGCGCCATGGGGGCGACTCGCAGCGCGGCCTGGGCCTGACTGATGTCGTTGCCCCAGGACATGACGGAGCTGCCGAGTCCCACGCCGAGGAAGGAGAGCGTCGCCTCCGCGACGATCGCGGCTGCGAGGCCCAGCGTCGACACGACGAGGAGCGGAGCGATCGCATTCGGGATCACGTGGCGGAGGAGCGTCCCGAACTTCGACTGTCCGAGTGAGCGCGAGGCCATCACGAAATCCGCCTGGCGGACGCGGAGAATCTCCGCACGCACCACGCGAGCCGTCGAGGCCCACGCGAACCCGCCGATGGCGAACGCGAGCGTCCATACCGAACGAGCGTCGGAGAACACGGTCATGACGACCACAGCAGCCAGGATGTACGGGATGGCGAAGAAGATGTCACCGATGCGCGAGAGCAGCGCGTCGAGCCAGCCTCCGTAGAAGCCTGCGAGGGCGCCCATGATCAGGCCGAGGATCGACGAGATCACGGTCGCGATCAGGCCCACGGCGAGCGAGGTCTGGGCCCCCCAGATGATGCGCGAGTAGATGTCGCAGCCCTGGAACGTGTATCCGAGGGGGTGGCCGGCCGCCGGACCCTCGTTGCTGTACATGAGGTCGCAGCTGCGCGGGTCGACGTTCGTGAAGAGCGACGGCCAGACGGCGACGACGACGAACAGTGCGGCGAGCACCACCGAGAACCAGAAGAGCGGGCGACGGCGCAGATCGCGCCACGCGTCGCGCCACAGGTTACTCGGCTTCTCGGCGACTCGGACGGCGTCGACGGCGATGGACTCCGTCTCGACCGGAGCAACGTAGTGCTTCTGTGTCGTGGGGTCAGACATAACGGATCCTCGGGTCGAGCAGACCGTACAGCAGGTCGATGAGCAGGTTCACCAGCACGTACAGGATGACGAATACGGTCACGAAGGAGACGACCGTGGGGCCCTCCCCTCGCTGAACGGCCTGGAACAGGGTGTTTCCCACACCGGGCACATTGAAGATGCCCTCGGTCACGGTCGCACCGACCAGCAGCACGCCGAAGTTTGTCGCGGAGTTGGTGATCACGGGGATCAGCGAGTTGCGCAGGACGTGCACGGGGATGACACGGCCGCGAGGCAGGCCCTTGCTGTACGCGGTGCGCACCCAGTCCTGGTTGAGCGTGTCGATCACCGAACTGCGCATCAGGCGCATGCTCACGGCGAAGAGGCTGAACCCGAGCACGATCGCCGGGAGCCAGAGCCCTCCCCAGTCGTTCTCCGCCCCGACGGTGGGCTTGAACCAGCCCCACTGGATGGCGAGGAAGTACTGGGCGATGAAGCAGAGGACGAAGATCGGGATCGCGATCGCGACGAGAGCGATGACGAGCGCCGTGTTGTCGAAAAGCTTGCCCTTGCGCAGACCCGAGATCGTGCCGACGATGATCGCGAGCGTGAACTCGATGCCGATCGCCATGATCGCCAGTCGACCGGTGACCGGGAGCGTGTCCGCGAGGACCGCCGAGACGGGACGGCCCGAGAACGTGTTCCCGAGGTCGCCCTGGAGCACGCCGGTGATGTAGTACCAGTACTGGACGATGAACGGGTCGTTGAGGTGGTACTGCTCTCGCAGCGCCTCGACGAGTGCGGGGTTGGGGGTGCGGTCTCCGAACAACGCCAGGATCGGGTCGCCGGGCATGGCGAAGACCAGGAAGTAGATGAGCAGGGTGGCCCCGAAGAAGACCGGGATCACCTGCAGGAGACGTCTGAGGATGTAGCTGAGCATCCGCTGTCCCTTTCTAGGAACGCGAGCAGGGTAACCAGAACAGCCTACGAGGCGGTGACGCTTCCGTCACCGCCTCGCGGGGTCGTTCGTGATCAGACCTACTTGGCGGCCTTCGTGATCTCGTAGTACAGCGGGACGGAGTTCCAGCCGAACGTGACGTTGTCGACGTTCTCGCTGTACCCACCGGTCACGTTGGAGTACCACAGCGGGATGGCCGGGAGGTCGTTGAAGAGGATCTCCTGAGCCTTGGTGAAGTCCTCAAGCTGCGCGGCCGGGTCCGGGTTGCTGATTCCGGCCTCGATGGCGGCGTCGAACTCGGGGTTCGTGTAGTCGCCGTCGTTCGAGCCTGCGCCCGTCGCGTAGAGCGGGCCGAGGAAGTTGTACAGACCCGGGTAGTCAGCCTGCCACCCTGAACGGGCAGCGGTCTGAATCGACCGGTTGTTGATCTCCTCGCGGATGACCGCGAACGTCGGGTACGGGGCCCCCGAGGCGTCGATGCCGAGGTTGTTCTTGATCTGGTTCGTGACCGCGTCGACCCACTCCTGGTGTCCGCCGTCCGAGTTGTAGGCGATCTGGAAGGTGCCCTCCCAGGGCGAGATCTCGTCGGCCTGAGCCCACAGGTCCTTCGCCTTCTCGGGGTCGTACTTCAGAACGTCACTGCCGGGGACCGAGTCGGACCAGCCGTCGATGACCGGCGACGTGAAGTCGGAGGCCGGGGTACGCGTGCCCGAGAAGATCTTCTCGGTGATCTGGTCACGGTCGATGGCCATCGACAGCGCCTGACGGCGGAGAATGCCCTCTTCGCCCGAGAAGTGCGGGAGGAACTGACCGATCGTGTAGGACTGGAAGACGGCTGCGGGCTGGTTCACAGCCCGGTCGCCCAGCTCGTCCTGGAACGTCGGCAGCGACGCCGCGGGGATGACATCGATCACGTCGACCTCGCCGCCGAGCAGGTCGGCGTAGGCCGCTTCCTGCGTGGCGTAGAAGTTGATCGTCAGACCGCCGTTGGCGGCCTTGCGGCCACCGTCGTAGTCGTCGTTGCGGACGAGGTCGATCTGCACGTCGTGCTGCCACGCGCCCTCGCCGTCGAGCTTGTAGGGACCGTTGCCGACCGGGTTCTCACCGAACGCCGCCATGTCCTCGAACGCGACGTCGGGGAGCGGGTAGAACGCCGAGTAGCCGAGACGCAGCGCGAAATCGGACGCCGGCTTGTTCAGCGCGATGGTGAACGTGTAGTCGTCGACCTGCTCGAGACCCGTGAGCTCCGAGTCCTCGTCGTAGCTGAAGCCCTCGATGTCCTCGAAGAAGTAGCTGGAGAGGTGCTTGTTCGAGGCCTTGGCGCCCTCGTTCCACGCCTTGATGAAGTTGTCGGCGGTGACCTCTTCACCGTTGGTGAAGGTCTGGCCCTCCTTGAGCTTCACAGTGAGGTGCTGCGGGTCCTCGGTCGTGATCTCCTCGGCCATGTCGTTGACCGGCTTGCCCTCGGCGTCGTAGTAGATCAGACCGGCGAAGATCTCGTCGAGGATCTTGCCGCCACCCACCTCGTTGGTGTTGGTGGGGATCAGCGGGTTCTCGGGCTCGGAGCCGTTCGTCGTGATGATGGCATCCGCGTCGGCCTCGCCACCGGCGTTGCCGCCGTCGTTGTTGCCGCCGCCGCTCGCGCAGCCCGCGAGCGCCAGGGCGCCGATCGCGAACAGCGCGGTGCCCGCAAGGGCGATCTTGTTGCGCTTCACTGTGTGTCCTCCTGTGGACGGGTATTCATCAGACTGCGCGCTCATCGTCGAACGCGTAGGGATAGTTGAGCGTAACCCGGGGTGCACGCAACCCCGCGCTCGGCTAATGAACCGTTACTCAGTGGTGACCATCCGTAATATTGCTGAAACACGCGGCCGACGCGAGTACGGTTGTTGGCCGCTCTGCGGACGCGCCGGCGTCACGAGCGCTGAAGGGGGTCGGATGCCACCGCATCCGACCCCCTTCCTGTCGCCGTGATCAGGCGAAGGCCTCGATCGGCGGGCAGGCGCACACGAGGTTGCGGTCGCCGTACGCCTGGTCGATGCGCCGCACCGGCGGCCAGTACTTCCCCGCGACGAGGGCGTGCACCGGGTAGGCGGCGTCCTCCCGCGTGTAGGCGTGCTCCCACTCCCCTGCGATGAGCGACACCGCGGTGTGCGGAGCGTTCACCAGGGGGTTGTCGTCGGCGGGCCAGCGGCCGGCGGCGACGGCATCCGCCTCCGCCTTGATCATGACCATGGCCTCGACGAAGCGCTCGATCTCGTCGATGTCCTCCGACTCCGTCGGTTCCACCATGAGGGTGCCGGCGACCGGGAACGACATGGTCGGGGCGTGGAAGCCGTAGTCGATGAGCCGCTTCGCGACGTCGTCGACCGTGACACCCGTGGCCTCCTTGAGGGGACGCAGGTCGAGGATGCACTCGTGCGCCACTCGTCCGTTCTCGCCGCTGTAGAGCACCGGGTAGTGCTCTCCGAGGCGTGCGGCGATGTAGTTCGCCGAGAGGACGGCGGATGCCGTGGCGCGACGCAGACCGTCGGCGCCCATCATGCGGACGTACGCCCACGAGATCGGCAGGATGCCGGCGGAGCCGTACGGCGCTGCCGAGATCGGTCCGCCGTCGAACACGAAGCCGCCCGCGTGCTCGGCGCGCTGCGCGAGCGGGTGAGAGGGCAGGAACGGCGCGAGGTGGGCCTTCGCGGCGACCGGACCGACGCCCGGTCCGCCACCGCCGTGCGGGATCGCGAACGTCTTGTGCAGGTTGAGGTGCGAGACGTCGCCGCCGAGGTCGCCGAACCGCGCGTAGCCGAGCAGGGCGTTCAGGTTCGCCCCGTCGACGTACACCTGACCGCCGGCGTCGTGCACGGCCGCCGTGATCTCCACGACGTCCTGCTCGTACACGCCGTGCGTCGACGGGTAGGTGATCATCAGGGCGGCGAGCTCGTCGGCGTGCAGCGCGATCTTGGCGCGCAGATCCGCGAGGTCGACGTTGCCCAGCTCGTCGGTCGCGACCACGACCACCTTCATGCCGGCGAGCACCGCCGAGGCGGCGTTCGTGCCGTGGGCCGACGACGGGATCAGGCAGATCGTGCGATGCACGTCGCCGTTGGCGTGGTGGTACCCCCGGATCGCCAGGAGCCCGGCCAGCTCTCCCTGCGAGCCCGCGTTCGGCTGCAGCGAGACGGCGTCGTACCCGGTGACCTCGGCGAGCCACGACTCCAGCTGCTCGATGAGGTCGAGGTAGCCCTGCACGTCGGATGCCGGGGCGAACGGGTGGATGCCCGCGAACTCCGGCCACGTGATCGCCGCCATCTCGGTGGCCGCGTTGAGCTTCATGGTGCAGGAGCCCAGCGGGATCATGCCGCGGTCGAGCGCGTAATCGCGATCGGCGAGCGACTTCAGGTAGCGCATCATGGCGGTCTCGCTGCGGTGCGCGTGGAAGACCGGGTGCGTCAGGTACTCGTCCTGGCGGAGCAGCGCCTCGGGTAGCGCCGAGAGCGGGCCGGTCAGGCCGAACACGCGCTGCTGCGGACCGCCGAACACCCGCGCCACCTCGTGGAGGTCGGCGGTCGTGGTGGTCTCGTCCACCGAGATGCCCACGGTGTCGGCATCCACCCCGTGCAGGAGGATGCCCTTCTCGTGCGCGGCCGCGACATGCTCGGCTGCGGTGCCGGGAACGCGCACGTGCAGCGTGTCGAAGAAGGCGTCGTGCACGACCTCGGCACCCGCCTCGACAAGCCAGTCGCGCAGCAGAGCGGCCTTGGCGGCCGTCTCACGGGCGATCGCGCTGAGCCCGTCCGGGCCGTGGTAGACCGCGTACATGGAAGCCATGACGGCGAGCAGCACCTGAGCGGTGCAGATGTTCGACGTGGCCTTCTCCCTGCGGATGTGCTGCTCGCGGGTCTGCAGCGACAGGCGGTAGGCGGGACGGCCGTCGGCGTCGACCGAGACGCCGACGAGGCGTCCGGGCAGCTGACGCTCGAGACCGGCGCGCACGGCCATGTAGCCGGCGTGCGGTCCGCCGAAGCCCATCGGCACACCGAACCGCTGCGTCGTGCCGACCGCGACATCGGCGCCCATGCTCCCCGGTGACGCGAGGAGCGTCAGTGCGAGCAGGTCGGCTGCGACGACCGCGAGACCGCCGGCGAGGTGCGCGGCGTCGATCACGGCGCTCGGGTCCCATACGTGCCCCGATGCGCCGGGGTACTGCACGAAGACGCCGAACAGCTCGGCGGGCAGCTCCTCCCCCGCGGCGAGGTCGACCGTCACGACCTCGATGCCGACGGCCTCCGCCCGAGCGGCGAGAAGGGCCCTGGTCTGCGGGAAGGCGTCCGCGTCGACGGCGA is a window from the Microbacterium sp. LWO14-1.2 genome containing:
- a CDS encoding ABC transporter substrate-binding protein, translated to MKRNKIALAGTALFAIGALALAGCASGGGNNDGGNAGGEADADAIITTNGSEPENPLIPTNTNEVGGGKILDEIFAGLIYYDAEGKPVNDMAEEITTEDPQHLTVKLKEGQTFTNGEEVTADNFIKAWNEGAKASNKHLSSYFFEDIEGFSYDEDSELTGLEQVDDYTFTIALNKPASDFALRLGYSAFYPLPDVAFEDMAAFGENPVGNGPYKLDGEGAWQHDVQIDLVRNDDYDGGRKAANGGLTINFYATQEAAYADLLGGEVDVIDVIPAASLPTFQDELGDRAVNQPAAVFQSYTIGQFLPHFSGEEGILRRQALSMAIDRDQITEKIFSGTRTPASDFTSPVIDGWSDSVPGSDVLKYDPEKAKDLWAQADEISPWEGTFQIAYNSDGGHQEWVDAVTNQIKNNLGIDASGAPYPTFAVIREEINNRSIQTAARSGWQADYPGLYNFLGPLYATGAGSNDGDYTNPEFDAAIEAGISNPDPAAQLEDFTKAQEILFNDLPAIPLWYSNVTGGYSENVDNVTFGWNSVPLYYEITKAAK
- a CDS encoding CPBP family intramembrane glutamic endopeptidase, which produces MAAVDLSPAPSRSRLWWEIAIVLALGLGQSAVYAIVQLAYRLTDTTPLADQTATLNPSRSDREVFDLIYQILSIGFSIVPVLLVCFLLWQSRRPHLGALGLDGRKVGSDAARGILLVLAIGIPGLALYLVGRAVGLFVAVNPAGLDAHWWTVPVLLLAAARASIQEEFVVLGYLFARLKQLGWGPWPIILATSVLRASYHLYQGPGAFIGNLAMGLLFGWLFQRSGRLMPFLVAHFLIDATVFVGYPWAAATWPELFGLPG
- a CDS encoding ABC transporter permease — translated: MLSYILRRLLQVIPVFFGATLLIYFLVFAMPGDPILALFGDRTPNPALVEALREQYHLNDPFIVQYWYYITGVLQGDLGNTFSGRPVSAVLADTLPVTGRLAIMAIGIEFTLAIIVGTISGLRKGKLFDNTALVIALVAIAIPIFVLCFIAQYFLAIQWGWFKPTVGAENDWGGLWLPAIVLGFSLFAVSMRLMRSSVIDTLNQDWVRTAYSKGLPRGRVIPVHVLRNSLIPVITNSATNFGVLLVGATVTEGIFNVPGVGNTLFQAVQRGEGPTVVSFVTVFVILYVLVNLLIDLLYGLLDPRIRYV
- the gcvP gene encoding aminomethyl-transferring glycine dehydrogenase, yielding MVSFADRHIGLTSSAQSRMLDALGLSAESAEQSSIEALMREAVPASIFTAEHEDSVIPPAASETEALAELRSLARRNAVNRPMIGLGYYGTITPSVIQRNVLENPSWYTAYTPYQPEISQGRLEALINFQTMVSELTGLTTANASMLDESTAVVEGMLLARRASKTTSNVFAVDADAFPQTRALLAARAEAVGIEVVTVDLAAGEELPAELFGVFVQYPGASGHVWDPSAVIDAAHLAGGLAVVAADLLALTLLASPGSMGADVAVGTTQRFGVPMGFGGPHAGYMAVRAGLERQLPGRLVGVSVDADGRPAYRLSLQTREQHIRREKATSNICTAQVLLAVMASMYAVYHGPDGLSAIARETAAKAALLRDWLVEAGAEVVHDAFFDTLHVRVPGTAAEHVAAAHEKGILLHGVDADTVGISVDETTTTADLHEVARVFGGPQQRVFGLTGPLSALPEALLRQDEYLTHPVFHAHRSETAMMRYLKSLADRDYALDRGMIPLGSCTMKLNAATEMAAITWPEFAGIHPFAPASDVQGYLDLIEQLESWLAEVTGYDAVSLQPNAGSQGELAGLLAIRGYHHANGDVHRTICLIPSSAHGTNAASAVLAGMKVVVVATDELGNVDLADLRAKIALHADELAALMITYPSTHGVYEQDVVEITAAVHDAGGQVYVDGANLNALLGYARFGDLGGDVSHLNLHKTFAIPHGGGGPGVGPVAAKAHLAPFLPSHPLAQRAEHAGGFVFDGGPISAAPYGSAGILPISWAYVRMMGADGLRRATASAVLSANYIAARLGEHYPVLYSGENGRVAHECILDLRPLKEATGVTVDDVAKRLIDYGFHAPTMSFPVAGTLMVEPTESEDIDEIERFVEAMVMIKAEADAVAAGRWPADDNPLVNAPHTAVSLIAGEWEHAYTREDAAYPVHALVAGKYWPPVRRIDQAYGDRNLVCACPPIEAFA
- a CDS encoding PH domain-containing protein, which gives rise to MSADSRPGAARTFRAVSGPVSLVLCSLLALFLLGDAVLRAGWGQMLLLAPWVLLGLWVVYEIAFVSTVRIDDDGAVVQNMLRRTSFGWNRVRDIDLRWQLVFSLDDGSDVTCYGGPAKARPVRRPTGDDAEAKAPSGLRELSEIRDRWQAASGKADAPVRRDWDSRALIALAAIVVWAVAAVLIAGG
- a CDS encoding ABC transporter permease — encoded protein: MSDPTTQKHYVAPVETESIAVDAVRVAEKPSNLWRDAWRDLRRRPLFWFSVVLAALFVVVAVWPSLFTNVDPRSCDLMYSNEGPAAGHPLGYTFQGCDIYSRIIWGAQTSLAVGLIATVISSILGLIMGALAGFYGGWLDALLSRIGDIFFAIPYILAAVVVMTVFSDARSVWTLAFAIGGFAWASTARVVRAEILRVRQADFVMASRSLGQSKFGTLLRHVIPNAIAPLLVVSTLGLAAAIVAEATLSFLGVGLGSSVMSWGNDISQAQAALRVAPMALIYPSIALTLAVLAFVTLGELIRDALDPKARARR
- a CDS encoding ABC transporter ATP-binding protein; its protein translation is MSDRTAAQVPLLSVRDLTVAFRTQEGLREVLHGASFDIFPGETVAIVGESGSGKSTTATAIVNLLPGTGEVTGGSITLEGRELTTLGRREMEAVRGRDIGFVPQDPMSNLNPVWSIGFQVKEAIRANGIAQGRDAVKARTVEVLQQAGLADAEKRLHQFPHQFSGGMRQRALIGIGLAADPKLLIADEPTSALDVTVQRVILDHMASLTRDKGTSVLLITHDLGLAAERAEKIIVMNGGNIVEAGPSRQILEDPQHPYTKRLVAAAPSVASQRIQAVVEDRGIETLDDLADIPPTVRVAGLTKDYKIRQGGFRSEAFRAVDDVSFEIPRGKTLALVGESGSGKSTVAKMVLKLEDPTAGTIEIDGQDVSNLSNAQAFGLRRRMQPVFQDPYGSLDPLRNIGNTIAEPLQIHGVGDRTAHRERVEELLDQVALPRALATRYPNELSGGQRQRVAIARALALKPDIVVLDEAVSALDVLVQDQILKLLADLQSELDLTYLFITHDLAVVRVSSDLVCVMEKGKVVEQGTVDEIFANPQQEYTDRLLQAIPGASITLGGH